Proteins encoded by one window of Sphingosinicella sp. BN140058:
- the recG gene encoding ATP-dependent DNA helicase RecG: MRPDILNPLFAEVEVLKGVGPGLARPLKRLGLDRVVDILFHLPVNWIDRKKVDAIDMADAGRVVTVEVTPVDYRQSGGRGPFRVAARDRAGNILTLTYFNNPGWARKQLPLGEARVVSGRMDSWGMELQMVHPDYALPPEEAGDLPEREPVYSLSEGLSNRRLADFAAQALARLPALDEWIEPSVLTTRGWPRWEEALRLAHASPGAGGARERLAYDEIFANQLALMLVRASSRKRRGQPLKGDGRLRDALKLPYAPTGAQSRAIAEIEGDLQQVQPMLRLLQGDVGSGKTLVALMSMLIAVEAGAQAALLAPTEILARQHFENITRQLAGLPVNVAILTGREKGKARESTLMGLADGSIDILIGTHAIFQQAVQYRRLGLAVVDEQHRFGVAQRMMLASKAERPPHLLVMTATPIPRTLTLTQYGEMDVSRLDEMPPGRQPIETRVMSCDRLPEIVEALGRHIQSGGQAYWVCPLVEESENSDQAAAEDRAETLRTIFGADRVGLVHGRMKGPEKDAVMAAFQRAELNVLVATTVIEVGVDVPNATLMIVEGAERFGLAQLHQLRGRVGRGEGRSVCLLLRGNALSETGRARLALMRETNDGFRIAEEDLRLRGAGEILGTKQSGEAQFRLADPEQIQHLAQMASDDARLLVDRDGGLDAPRGQAARVLLYLMERDAAVELLRSG, encoded by the coding sequence ATGCGCCCCGACATTCTCAATCCGCTGTTCGCCGAAGTGGAGGTGCTGAAAGGCGTCGGCCCCGGCCTCGCCAGGCCGCTCAAGCGGCTCGGCCTCGATCGCGTCGTCGACATTCTCTTCCACCTCCCGGTGAACTGGATCGATCGCAAGAAAGTGGACGCGATCGACATGGCCGATGCCGGCCGGGTGGTGACGGTGGAGGTTACCCCGGTCGATTACCGCCAGAGCGGCGGCAGGGGCCCGTTCCGGGTCGCCGCACGCGATCGCGCCGGCAACATCCTGACGCTGACCTATTTCAACAATCCGGGCTGGGCCCGCAAGCAATTGCCGTTGGGCGAGGCGCGAGTCGTGTCGGGCCGGATGGACAGCTGGGGCATGGAGCTGCAGATGGTCCACCCGGACTATGCGCTGCCGCCGGAGGAAGCCGGTGATCTGCCCGAGCGCGAGCCGGTCTACAGCCTTTCCGAGGGTCTCTCGAACCGGCGCCTCGCCGATTTCGCCGCGCAGGCGCTCGCCCGCTTGCCCGCTCTCGACGAATGGATCGAGCCGAGCGTTCTGACCACCCGGGGCTGGCCACGCTGGGAGGAAGCACTGCGTCTGGCCCATGCAAGCCCCGGCGCCGGCGGCGCGCGCGAGCGGCTCGCTTATGACGAGATCTTCGCCAATCAGCTTGCCTTGATGCTCGTTCGCGCCTCGTCGCGAAAGCGGCGGGGACAGCCGCTCAAGGGCGATGGCCGCCTCCGCGACGCGCTGAAGCTCCCTTACGCCCCGACTGGAGCCCAGAGCCGCGCCATCGCCGAAATCGAGGGCGATCTGCAGCAGGTGCAGCCGATGCTGCGCCTGCTGCAGGGCGACGTCGGATCGGGAAAAACTTTGGTCGCCTTGATGTCGATGCTGATCGCGGTCGAGGCGGGGGCGCAGGCGGCCTTGCTGGCGCCGACCGAGATCCTCGCCCGCCAGCATTTCGAGAACATCACGCGCCAGCTCGCCGGCCTGCCGGTCAACGTCGCCATCCTCACCGGGCGCGAAAAGGGGAAGGCCCGCGAATCGACCCTGATGGGCCTCGCCGACGGATCGATCGACATCCTGATCGGCACCCACGCCATCTTCCAGCAGGCGGTGCAATATCGCCGGCTCGGCCTTGCCGTGGTCGACGAACAGCATCGCTTCGGAGTCGCCCAGCGGATGATGCTGGCGAGCAAAGCCGAGCGGCCGCCCCATCTGCTGGTGATGACGGCTACGCCGATCCCGCGCACGCTGACCCTCACCCAATATGGCGAGATGGACGTCAGCCGCCTGGACGAGATGCCGCCGGGGCGCCAGCCGATCGAGACTCGGGTGATGAGCTGCGATCGCCTGCCCGAGATCGTCGAGGCGCTCGGCCGCCACATTCAAAGCGGCGGCCAGGCTTATTGGGTGTGCCCGCTCGTCGAGGAGAGCGAGAATAGCGACCAGGCCGCAGCCGAGGACCGTGCGGAGACCTTGCGAACGATCTTTGGCGCTGATCGGGTGGGCCTCGTTCATGGCCGGATGAAGGGGCCGGAGAAGGATGCCGTCATGGCGGCATTTCAGCGCGCCGAGCTCAACGTCCTAGTCGCGACGACGGTGATCGAAGTCGGGGTCGATGTCCCCAACGCCACCTTGATGATCGTCGAAGGCGCCGAGCGGTTCGGCCTGGCACAGCTTCACCAGCTGCGCGGCCGGGTCGGGCGCGGGGAGGGGCGCTCGGTCTGCCTGCTGCTGCGCGGCAACGCGCTCAGCGAAACCGGGCGCGCCCGGCTGGCGCTGATGCGCGAGACCAATGACGGCTTCCGGATCGCCGAGGAGGATCTGCGGCTGCGCGGGGCGGGCGAAATTCTCGGCACCAAACAATCGGGCGAAGCGCAATTCCGCCTCGCCGATCCCGAGCAGATCCAGCATCTGGCGCAGATGGCGAGCGACGACGCCCGCTTGCTCGTCGATCGCGACGGCGGGCTCGACGCGCCGCGGGGGCAGGCGGCGCGGGTATTGCTGTACCTGATGGAACGCGATGCCGCGGTGGAGTTGCTGCGCTCGGGCTGA
- a CDS encoding succinate dehydrogenase assembly factor 2 translates to MDREPRLKRLRFRAWHRGTKEADLLIGGFFDTYGETWSAAEIDWFEALLEEQDVDIMAWAIGTAPPPPAYDGEMMRRLQVVNYIKHPK, encoded by the coding sequence ATGGATCGCGAACCCCGTTTGAAACGTCTCCGCTTCCGCGCCTGGCATCGCGGCACCAAGGAAGCGGACCTGCTGATCGGCGGGTTCTTCGATACCTATGGCGAGACCTGGAGCGCGGCGGAGATCGACTGGTTCGAAGCTCTGCTCGAGGAGCAGGACGTCGACATCATGGCCTGGGCGATCGGCACCGCGCCTCCGCCGCCGGCATATGATGGCGAGATGATGCGCCGCCTGCAGGTGGTGAACTATATAAAGCACCCAAAATAA
- the mfd gene encoding transcription-repair coupling factor, which yields MTDLKRILTANAPITLAGAPAGFLPWLAADLARAAKGRAVFVAPDEAAMRHVADAATYFAPELDVLSFPAWDCLPYDRSSPSLRASSERLATLHALQGKSDKPQLLVTTVNAATQRTLTPFRVRQLVARLAPGERIDLDRLTRLLTANGYQRTDTVQDAGEYAVRGGLVDLFPAGESEGLRLDFFGDEIESVRRFDPATQRTSGSVDGFTLLPASEALLDEDSIKRFRSRYREKFGATATGDPLYQAVSEGRRQAGLDHWLPLFEERLATLFDHLSPDDLVVRDAHDAGAVDARFEAIADYYQNRTRAQSSDPGSYRPLEPQTLYLSRDEWQGIIEDRPLHLATPFHEPESATVLDFEVDAPRDFAPERSQNVNVYEAVVEHVASLRRGKKKVVLASYSVGARERLKGLLADHGLKKAVEVETWQEAQGAGAQGSVALAVLPLDHGFTTADLALLTEQDMLGDRLVRRRKRKKSADAFLSELATLSPGDLVVHADHGIGRYEGLTQIPVGKSPHDCVALEYAGGDKLYVPVENIDILSRYGNESDGVTLDRLGGEAWQRRKARMKERIREIAGELIRTAAERALRPAPAAEPDTGFAAFVDRFPYEETEDQERAIDDVVGDLGAGRPMDRLVCGDVGFGKTEVALRAAFVAAMAGMQVAVVCPTTLLARQHYNNFVERFQGFPIEIGRLSRLVTAKEAKETKDGIAAGQIDIVIGTHAILAKSIEFKNLGLVIVDEEQRFGVTHKERLKAMKADVHVLTLTATPIPRTLQMAMSGLRELSVIQTPPVDRLAVRTYVMPWDPVVLREALLREHYRGGQAYFVAPRVADLADLEQFLRDEVPEVRFITAHGQMAPTEVEERMSAFYDRKYDVLLSTTIVESGLDIPSANTLIVHRADRFGLAQLYQLRGRVGRSKTRAYAYFTTRETRTVTEAADKRLKVLANLDTLGAGFQLASHDLDIRGAGNLLGDEQSGHIKEVGFELYQSMLEDAILEAKSGGKLKPTDDFSPQITVDAPILIPEEYVPDLDLRMGLYRRMNEFETAAELEPFAAELIDRFGKLPAETNNLLKVIEIKLNCRRASVIKLDVGAKGALVHFHNDRFPDLEGLIAYVQRLKGTAKLRPDSKLVITRNWPDPAARINGALQLSKGLARIVG from the coding sequence GTGACTGATCTCAAACGTATCCTGACGGCGAATGCGCCGATCACCCTGGCTGGCGCGCCGGCCGGATTCCTGCCGTGGCTCGCCGCGGATCTGGCCCGTGCCGCCAAGGGCCGCGCCGTGTTCGTCGCGCCGGACGAGGCCGCGATGCGCCACGTCGCCGACGCTGCCACCTATTTCGCGCCGGAGCTCGACGTGCTGAGCTTTCCCGCCTGGGATTGCCTGCCTTACGACCGCAGCTCGCCCTCGCTTCGCGCCTCGTCGGAGCGGCTGGCGACGTTGCATGCGTTGCAGGGAAAGAGCGACAAGCCGCAATTGCTCGTCACCACCGTCAACGCGGCGACCCAGCGCACGCTGACGCCGTTCCGGGTGCGGCAGCTCGTCGCGCGGCTCGCGCCGGGTGAGCGGATCGATCTCGATCGGCTGACCCGCCTGCTCACCGCCAACGGCTACCAGCGGACGGATACGGTGCAGGATGCCGGCGAATATGCGGTGCGCGGCGGACTCGTCGATCTGTTCCCGGCCGGTGAGAGCGAGGGCCTTCGCCTCGATTTCTTCGGCGACGAGATCGAGAGTGTCCGTCGCTTCGATCCGGCGACCCAGCGGACCAGCGGCAGCGTCGATGGTTTCACCCTGCTGCCGGCCTCCGAAGCCCTGCTCGACGAAGACAGCATCAAACGTTTCCGCTCGCGCTACCGCGAGAAATTCGGCGCCACCGCGACCGGCGACCCCCTTTACCAAGCGGTGTCCGAAGGTCGCCGCCAGGCCGGCCTCGATCACTGGCTGCCGCTCTTCGAGGAACGGCTCGCGACTTTGTTCGACCATCTCTCGCCCGACGATCTGGTCGTGCGCGATGCGCACGATGCCGGCGCGGTCGACGCGCGGTTCGAGGCGATCGCGGATTATTATCAGAATCGCACGCGCGCCCAATCCTCGGATCCGGGAAGCTATCGCCCGCTCGAGCCGCAGACGCTCTATCTCAGCCGGGACGAATGGCAGGGGATCATTGAGGATCGGCCGCTCCACCTCGCCACGCCCTTCCACGAGCCGGAGAGCGCCACCGTGCTCGACTTCGAGGTCGACGCGCCGCGGGATTTCGCGCCGGAGCGATCGCAGAACGTCAATGTCTACGAAGCGGTGGTAGAGCATGTCGCGAGCCTCCGCCGCGGCAAGAAGAAGGTGGTTCTCGCCAGTTACTCGGTGGGTGCGCGCGAGCGGTTGAAGGGCCTGCTCGCCGACCACGGCCTCAAGAAGGCGGTGGAAGTCGAAACCTGGCAAGAGGCGCAGGGCGCCGGCGCGCAGGGCTCGGTCGCCCTCGCCGTGCTGCCGCTCGACCATGGCTTCACCACCGCCGATCTCGCTCTGCTGACCGAGCAGGACATGCTCGGCGACCGCCTGGTTCGCCGCCGCAAGCGCAAGAAGTCCGCCGACGCCTTCCTCAGCGAACTCGCGACGCTCTCGCCGGGCGATCTCGTCGTCCATGCCGATCACGGCATCGGCCGCTACGAGGGCTTGACCCAGATCCCGGTCGGCAAATCGCCCCACGATTGCGTCGCGCTCGAATATGCCGGCGGCGACAAGCTCTACGTGCCGGTCGAGAATATCGACATCCTCTCGCGCTACGGCAACGAGAGCGACGGAGTGACGCTCGATCGCCTGGGCGGCGAGGCCTGGCAACGCCGTAAGGCGCGGATGAAGGAGCGGATCCGCGAGATTGCGGGCGAGCTCATCCGCACCGCGGCCGAGCGGGCGCTGCGGCCGGCACCCGCGGCGGAGCCCGACACCGGCTTTGCCGCCTTCGTCGATCGCTTCCCCTATGAAGAGACCGAGGATCAGGAGCGTGCGATCGACGACGTCGTCGGCGACCTGGGCGCCGGGCGGCCGATGGACCGTCTCGTTTGCGGCGACGTTGGCTTCGGCAAGACCGAGGTCGCGCTCCGCGCCGCCTTCGTCGCGGCGATGGCGGGTATGCAGGTGGCCGTGGTCTGTCCGACCACCCTGCTCGCGCGCCAGCATTACAACAATTTCGTCGAGCGCTTTCAGGGCTTTCCGATCGAGATCGGCCGTCTGTCGCGACTCGTCACCGCCAAGGAAGCGAAGGAGACCAAGGACGGCATCGCCGCCGGCCAGATCGACATCGTCATCGGCACCCATGCGATCCTCGCCAAATCGATCGAGTTCAAGAATCTCGGGCTCGTCATCGTCGACGAGGAGCAAAGGTTCGGCGTCACGCACAAGGAGCGGCTGAAGGCGATGAAGGCGGACGTCCATGTCCTCACCCTCACCGCGACGCCGATCCCGCGCACCTTGCAGATGGCGATGTCCGGGCTTCGCGAATTGTCCGTGATCCAGACGCCCCCGGTCGATCGTCTGGCGGTGCGCACCTATGTCATGCCCTGGGACCCGGTGGTGCTGCGCGAAGCGCTGCTGCGCGAACATTATCGTGGCGGCCAGGCCTATTTCGTGGCGCCTCGGGTCGCCGACCTTGCCGATCTCGAGCAGTTTCTGCGCGACGAAGTGCCCGAAGTGCGGTTCATCACCGCCCACGGCCAGATGGCGCCGACCGAGGTCGAGGAGCGGATGAGCGCCTTCTACGATCGCAAATACGATGTCCTGCTGTCGACCACGATCGTCGAGAGCGGCCTCGACATCCCCTCGGCCAACACTTTGATCGTCCATCGTGCCGACCGCTTCGGTCTCGCCCAGCTCTACCAGCTGCGCGGCCGCGTCGGCCGCTCGAAGACCCGGGCCTATGCCTATTTCACAACCCGCGAGACCCGCACGGTCACCGAGGCCGCCGACAAGAGGCTGAAGGTGCTCGCCAATCTCGATACGCTCGGCGCCGGCTTTCAGCTCGCCAGTCACGATCTCGACATTCGCGGCGCGGGCAATCTGCTCGGCGACGAACAGTCCGGGCACATCAAGGAAGTCGGCTTCGAACTCTACCAGTCGATGCTCGAGGATGCGATCCTGGAGGCGAAATCGGGCGGCAAGCTCAAGCCGACGGACGATTTCTCGCCGCAGATCACCGTCGATGCGCCGATCCTCATTCCGGAGGAATATGTGCCCGATCTCGATCTGCGCATGGGCCTCTATCGGCGCATGAACGAATTCGAGACCGCCGCGGAGCTCGAGCCGTTCGCGGCCGAGTTGATCGATCGCTTCGGCAAGCTGCCGGCCGAAACCAACAACCTGCTGAAGGTGATAGAGATCAAGCTCAATTGCCGCCGGGCATCGGTGATCAAGCTGGATGTCGGCGCCAAGGGCGCGCTCGTCCACTTCCACAACGATCGCTTTCCGGATCTCGAGGGCCTGATCGCCTACGTGCAGCGGCTGAAAGGGACGGCGAAGCTGAGGCCCGACAGCAAGCTGGTGATCACCCGCAACTGGCCGGATCCCGCAGCACGGATCAATGGCGCGCTGCAGCTGTCGAAGGGGTTGGCGCGGATCGTGGGCTAA